The DNA region GGATGAAATGCACAGCCCCCTTCTAAGACTAAGGGTTAAGCAATGTCAAGAAATGCCTCTGATCTGtcagagcacagggaaaagaGCAGGGAGAATAAACTTCACAGTGAAGCAGATGCAAGTAGAATCCCTTCTGCTGGCTAGGGTGCATCAGGGCATGGCCTTTTAAAAAGGGTAGAGCTCtaacagcagctcccagcctccaCAGGAGCTGCTTGAGACCAAAATCTGAACTTCCCTCTGGGTTCTTGCCTCTACACCAGCACAAGCTGCAGCTGATGGCAATTTTGTATATTTGGTGAGTAATTCTGTGTGGCATGAGCAGGGAACAGAGTGATACTCCCCAAAAGCTAGACAGCAATTGCACCTTCACTTAATAATGCGCCTTGGAGCAGCGTCCACAGACACACAGTGCCAGGGAGGAGCTcacactgagcagcagcagtgcctgtcTGCACATTCCTCCTTGAACTCCATATCTATGGGCCAGTGTTTGTCACACGCACAGCCTGACCTGGATTTTTGTCACACCAGGGGCTGGCCCTGTATGTGAGGCTGCTGCAGTAAACTTTCCATTGGCCAATCTCCCAGTCAGCAAGTTTCTACCTCCCTGTTGGCTTTGCTTCTCCTTCTGCTTCCATTGAgtttacaaaggaaaaagtaCAGGAGGAGAGATGAAAACCCTGGCTATAGAGCAAGCAAGGCCAGGCATCAAGTGTGATCAACTCTTTGCCTGAGGACCAAACCAACTCTCCATGACTGCAATGAGCCCAACAATCACCCAGAAGTAGCTCATTGAAATGACTTCCCTGATCCCTGCCTTTTTTCTGTTCACTGCTCCACTGTTTGACCTATTCAAGCCCATGATCTGGGCTTTTACTCCAGCCAATCCATGAGACAGAAGAGTGTTTCTGACTATTAGGAAGTCAGGATTTATTGGGtatttttggtcttttttgttgttgctgttgttgagCTTTGTACTTCTTACTTGTGTGTAAGAAAACTAGATGCAAACAATGATTAGAGAATCAAACCACAGACTCCATCCTCTGAATGTGTGCAAGGAATAACCTCAAGCTAGTGACACTGGGTAAGTCACTTTTTTCTTGATGCTGCTGAGTAATTTACCAtctttcccagctcccacaaGGGATGCTAATCTGATATGTTGTAGATTATCCTGGGTAAACTCTCACTATCCATATTAATGCCCACTCTGGCTGTGATTATTGATTATCCAGCAGGAAGATGATGTGTTGCAAACACACAGGTCTGATGCTGATGTATTCAGGAGATGTTCACCTGTTTAATGGGGTGCATCTCCAAGTGCTTCCATCTTTCAATCATTTCAATCAGGACTTCCTGCAAGGCTGCAGGTTTCCCTCAGGAGTCATCAAACCTTCTGCTTCTCCATCTACAAGGCTGACAAGAGATCCCTCAGACTCCTCCGCCCTGCCACAGAAGGGGAGGGCACCTCCACTCTGAAGATTTAAAAAGGGACCCCTGGCCATGTAGGAAGGAGATCTTGTGACACATCATCCCAAGGAAAGAAGACTGAAGGTTTGTCACCGAGATAAGTATGAAGGTAAGTGAGAATTTTTTGGTCTGTAGCAAACATTTAGTTtggaattaatgtttttttttttcatgtgagtGCAATATTTAGGAGCTGCAGGGGGGCTTaagaaattttccttaaaaataaccTGAAAGAAATACACATATAGatatattatatgtattttaaacaactgcattaaaaatacaccAATAGCACAACCTCTCAAACCCAGGATGAAATGAACCACTCTGAAACATACAGTTAGATTCTCTGGTGCCCATCACTGTTACCAATACAGGAATAACAACATGGTCTGTGTGAACAAGCAGAGGTGCAACTTGTGCACAGAGGATTCATGCTCAATGCTTCCATTTGCATGTGCTGCGTCAGTGAACAAACTCcaagaatcaaaaaaaaaaacctgtcttGTGACTTATTTTAATCATGGTTGATATTGATAGGATGCtaaatctaaataattttttccttttttttttaacctgaggAAGTAGAGATTTTGTCtcttggtttgtttgtttgtttgtttgtttggaatGACAAGCCCCCTACATTTGCTTGTTGTCTATGGTTTGGTAAAATCAAGATAGATTTTATACCATCTTTACCCATTAGCTTGTACATTATTCTCATTTCTGGAGGATCTGATGTCCTTTGTAAATAGGACCACAAAAGGTGCTCGCCTTGATGGCAGCTCTCACCAGGATCTGGTGAGATCCATTTAGTCAAATCCGTAAGATTTGACTAAAAAGAATAAAGTTCAATTTAACATTAATCCTCTGATCAGATGAGCGTGCACTGAAACACCCCCTGAGCAAGAGGAGGTTTGGAAGCAAGACAGGGACAAGGCAGCAGTTGGGAACACCCTCACATTTAGATGTGAAGTGGGGAGATTGTGCAGATGTGAAAGACTTTTCCTGCACCTTGTGGTTCTCTCTTGTGCACAGGGGCTGCATAAACTCCCAGCATCTGCCCTGGCCCTGTTCCTGGCAGTGTCCTTCGTCGCCTTCTCCTGGAGTGCCCCTAAGGTgagctcaggctggagctcaTAGTTTGGTGCCATTAAGTATTTGCAATAATTACCAATGGCATGGAATGTTGACAtgtctcttttccctctttttttttttttttttttttttacataaaggCTTATTTCCAAAGGAGAAACTGGACTCCTCAGGCCATGCTCTATTTGAAGGGTGCACGTAAGTCCCAGGCTCTTTCCATTCCGAGGAGATATTTTCTCCACCTCTGGATTATTCCTTGGTTCCACACAAGCAGGAGATCCTGAGGATGCTGTGGGGGTAGAAGTTTTGACGCTTGTAGAGAGGATGTGCTAATTGCATGGTGCTAATTATGTCATGATGGTCACACCTTTGGTCCCTGTACAAGCCAGTGACTTCACAGCTGGACTcaatggtccttgtgggtccttccCACTCAAGAATAATCTCTGATTCTGTAGTTAGAGATTTTGTTCTTTGATCCAAGTCATCAAATTtaacataaatattaatatgaaaaattgtATTCTGAATtgttgatttaaaattaaaagatatCAGGGAGGGCAGGCAttaagagaggaagaaaaaaaaaccctgtaaattagagaaaaaaaaaagaaggtcaTAATCCTGACAGAAATGCAAAAGGGAGACAATCTAAATAAttgcaacataaaaaaaataagctcCAAACAACTGTAAATATAACTGAAAATTCTAGTGacattaatacaattttttctaGTCATAAAAGTGAAGATTTTGaccctttttttatttaaaaaaaatcttctaaatGAATAATGCATTGTATTACTACCCTAGTGAGCTTTTTATCATTCTTACTGATGCATAGGAagcaatgtatttttattttgttagtttgggatttggggtggttttttttcttttttaataaaaatacaatttaaaaggCAATACTTCATAGTCCAACAAAGAGATTGAAGGCTCTTGACCATTTACAAAATTGAAAAGAGTTCTTTAGGGATTTTGAAGTAGGAATTACAACAGGTTTGGGGATTCTTTTCACCCTTGTCCACCTGCTTTTGTAGAGGGACGTCGCTTCATCGCAGACGAGAGCCAGAGGACAGACCTGTATGACAGAGTGCAGCTTGGTGAGTCATCACCACAGGGGTGTGGAGCCCATCCTCCTTCCCAGGTTATGGGGGAAATCCCCAGAAATGGGAGGggatttgttttcctggaaTCACAGCCAAGGAAACAACTAAACCCTCTTTTTTCAGTCCCTTCATTCCAACCAGCACAGGACAAAGACTGACTTTCCTCTCTGGTGCACCTGTGTGATTTCATTTACATAATTTCCAGACTGACCTGGCTGCTAAGTGGGATTTTCATCAGTGCTTTTGACTTTCTATttgcactgggaaaaaaaaaatcagatcaaGCTATTAATTGTGCTTAAGCGACAAATAACAGAAGCAGACGACATCAATCCATACTAGGCAATGTTTCTGGAGGGAACAGAATGTTGTAAAAAAGTTAGGAACttacaaaaaaggaaaatgttctttttacCTTCTGAGGGACTTTGTAATAACCTCCCTTTTAAAAAGAGTGCTAATCTCTCATGTTGGCTATCAGGCTGGTTTTGAGCAGAAAGTGTTATAGAGTGAAGGAGGCagtattttcttgtctttgagTCTCTAGTTataggaataataaaaaagcaaagaacaaagtaaaaaaatgccATAGGACACTAAGAAACCACacatctctgatttttttcattctagaAACACGCAGCCATAACACAAGTCCTTTAACCCTTTCTGAAGCTGCTGCACTGTTCCTTACTTCCTTACAGAAAGCACAAGAAGGTGAATGCACATTTTGTCTTACTCtgacttttttaaaagtattttttcagtatttcatttaCTAGCAAATTAATCTAAAAGGTCTGTTTTGAACTGAGATATTGTTTAACAGAGAGCTCTGTATTGGAGTGTACATTTACAAAGATTACAACATGAGCCACATAATGATGGCAGgtaaatatttgtatattttcctttcaattttctcttcagATGTTTTACTGGTTTGGATTCAAGGGAATGgctattttttaattgaattttccAACGCAAATATCTTCTGGGGTAACTTTTTCTATAGAATATTGTTTACTTGTGAAAATTTTATTCCTCCACTCGATTTGGTGCCAAGGTTTAAAAGAATCCATAAGAACCCCAGGAGAGGTGCTGTTGGTTTCACAGCACCAGGCTGAGACCCTAAACTTTTGCTCTCCATGTCTTCTGTCCTTAAATCTCTCACCTCTTCAGCTaccacagacttttttttttttttttaaatggagctGGGGCTTTGTGCTCAGCCTCTctttcctgccctggcagaactttgaattaaaaaaaaaaaaataaaaaaatcagtggcattttggagagagagaaaggcagaattAAAAATGAGCATAGTGCTTTGGACAAAATATATGAGCACTTCTAAAGTTAAATCAGTGAAAGCGTCATTTGCATACCCACAAAATCCTCTGAAGGTGGATTTTCCCAAATTTTAGTGGTATTTTCCTGCCTGCTGTTGCTGTAGCAGGGGAGATGGacagcaacagagaaaaaaaggtgaaatatCTGAGAGAGATAAGCAGAACTGGTCGCTTGTTTGAAAAAAACTAGGTGGAATAACATTTCCATCACTGTGGTAGGAAATAACCAGTCAAACCTGGGTAAGCCATGCACTTTCAGATCAGCTGATTTTAGACTTGACTGATGGCAATGAAGAACAAAGGAAGAACAAATTAAGAAcaaatccattattttcttcagcatgaattttttttgtcatgtgCTAACTTACCCCTCTGGACatggtttgtatttttgttcttcagcaaacagaaaaattcctacatttaaaaattagagaAGACATGATTGTTTTTAGAAATTCTGCCTTTCTTAGCTGAGCAGACACACTGCACTGAATCTGTGCCTAAGGCACATCTGAAAGCTGAAAACTTTGGCTGGCTGAACTTTCCTTTacaactttttttctcccccttgtGTCTTGTCTTAcagtggaagaagaaaacagtgaaCACCCTGGCTACTTGACAGACAGTCTATTAAATTGGtgaaattctttaaaatgtctttaacaTTCGTACCTCTTCGAACCTGAAAGCATATCTTGTGAAA from Vidua chalybeata isolate OUT-0048 chromosome 5, bVidCha1 merged haplotype, whole genome shotgun sequence includes:
- the SPX gene encoding spexin gives rise to the protein MKGLHKLPASALALFLAVSFVAFSWSAPKAYFQRRNWTPQAMLYLKGAQGRRFIADESQRTDLYDRVQLETRSHNTSPLTLSEAAALFLTSLQKAQEVEEENSEHPGYLTDSLLNW